TGGCGTACAGGTTGATGCCACTGGCCCAGGCGGCGCCCAGACTCAGGGCAATGGTCTGGCTGATCTGCTCAAGCTGTTCCATAACGACTTATCCTTCGTTATCGGGGAGCTGTGCCGCCGTAACGGCGGGGGTGCGCTCGGCTGGCGCTGGCGCCGGCGTGGCGGCAGCGGCGGTTCGCCGGATCGGTCGGGGTCGCCACAGCGCCTGACGGCTGAAGCAGTCCCAGCCCCAGCGCAGCCAGCGCAGCAGGGCCAGGGCCAGCCACAGGGCCCACAGCAGCATCAGCAGGCGGTAGACCAGCAGCGGCACGCTCAGGGCCCAGCCCTGCGGCAGAACGTCAGCGCAGCGATCCTGATACCAGCGCAGATCCCAGGCGCTCGAACCGTTGCCGGCGATCTGCATCTGCGGCAATCCCAGCAGGCCCTGCTGGATGGCCAGCAGCAGCGTCAGCAGGGCCAACAGGGTCAGAAAACCCAGCAGCAGTTGCAGCAGATTGAAGCTCAACGGCCCGGGCAGGCGTGGCAACAGGCGTTCGCGGCAGCCGAGCACGACCAGCCACAGCACCACCGGCAGCAGTGCCAGCAGGCTGGTCTGACTCAGCCCGGCGCCGAGCAGCAGCCAGTGCCACCAGCGCAGCGGTGTCGGTGCATAACGGTCCAGCACCAGCGCCAGACCGGCCATCAGCAGCAGCATGCCCCAGAACAGTACTGCCGGCCCCAGTTGCGGCCCGCCGGCCAGCAGAATCCAGCGGTTGGCTGGCAGCTGCAGGTGGACATCGGCATTGACGCTGGCCTGCGACAGGGAGACGGCCGGTGTGCGGCTCAGCGGACCGATGCCCTGTGGCTGTTGCCAGCGCAGGAAAAACTGCTGGGCGCCGGGTTGCAGTTCCAGCCGTACCCGCCGGCCCTGCTGTTGCAGCGGCTGGGGCACACCATCGCGCTGCAGTTGCAGCAGCTGGGCGCCTTCCGGCAGCTGCAGTTGATAGTCCTGTCCCTGACTGCTGCGCAGTTCCAGCCGCAGTTCGGTTTCGCTGTGGCGCTGGCCAGCCCGCTGTTCCAGCAGGCTGTGATCGATGGTGAGGGTCTGCCCATCGCTGGCCGCCGGCCGGCCGATCGCCAGCCGCAGCTGTTCGCCCGGCCAGGGTTGCCACTGAGGCAGCCAGCGCCCCTGCTGAAAGCGGTGAATCGGTGGCAGACCCGTGGTGACAACGTGCCAGAGGGGGTCGACATCCAACTGCCAGATCTCGCGATAGCTGCCATCGTCGCCGGCGGTCAGCTCCAGCGGACTGTGCAGGGGCAGACTGCTGTGCCAGCTGAAGCGGGTCATGCCCGGCGGCAGCGGCACCTCCAGCAGGCCGTCACGTACCTGGGCCTCGGCGCTGGTGACCTGTTCGCCCGGCAGCAGAGCCACCTGTAACAGGGCGGCACTGGCGGGGCTGCTGAGGCGGCGCAGCTGGCTGTCAATCTGCCAGTCGTGACGCAGTCGCAGGGTGCGGGTAATCTCGGCGAAGGGTGGCAGCTCCGCCGGTTGCAGCTGTTGCGGGGCAGTCGCGGCACGCCGCAGAGCGATTGGGCCCCGGCTGCCTTCGCCCGGTCGCAGACCGCTGGCCTGCCAGCCGTCCAACTGCAGCTGCACCCGGCCGGCCGGCATCGCCAGATCCAGATCCAGACTGCCGGCATCCTCCGCCACCTGCAGCAACAGGTCGAGCTGGCTGATGCCGTTGCCGAGGCGGGCCCACAGATTCTGTTCATGGCGGAACAGTGGCACGGCACGGCCCTGGCCGTCGACGGCTTCGAGCAGCTGCAGGGATCGCATGTCCCCCGGCAGGGGTACGGCGCTGGCTACGACGCTGCTGAATTGCAGCCGCAGCCGTAGCAGATTGTCCCGCAGTTCGATGTCGAGCTGTTGCAGGGCGGCGCAGTCGGGCGCGCAGTCGGGCGCGGCGGTCAGGCGCTGGCGTAATTCGTCGAGCAGTTGGGGCGACGGGAAGCTGTCGGCCTGAAGCGGTGCTGGCATCAGCACGGACAGGCCCAGCAGAACGGCGACCAGCAATGCCGGGGGAACTGCCGAGGTCGTGGCCGCAGCCTCCGGCGGGTTGTTGCTGGCACCGGACTGGCGGCCATCCGGTCGTGCCAGGCGGGCGAACAGCAGAGCCCCCAGCAAAAGGCCGGCCAGCAACAGCAGGCGGTTGAGCGCTGGCGGGATCAGCAGCAAGCGCAGCTGCTGCTGCGGTTGCACCGGGCCGTTCCAGGACAGCTCGGCACTGCGCCAGGACCAGCGCGGCAGGCCCGGTCCGGTCTGGCTCTTGAGTTCCGGCGCGTAGCGCGGCAGGGGCGCCGGCGCCAGTTCGGCCAGGGCGACGCGGCTGCTGGCCTGCTTGCTCAGGGGCATGGCGGTACTCTGCAGGGCGGCATCGAAGGATTCGGCCTGCTGGCCAGCCATGCGCCGCTGCGCCGCGGCGGGCGGCTCCAACTGGGGATAGAGCGCTGCCCGCATCTGCTGACTGGAGAAGCCCAGCAGCACCAGCAGCAGCGCCAGCAGGGTCGCACCGCGGGCCAGCTGACACAGCTGACGCAGACGGCCGGCCGGCACCAGCCGCAGCAGGGCGGTGGGCAGCAGGGTGGCCAGCCACAAAAGCCGCGGCGCGGCGGTTTCATGGTAGGTCAGTGCCAGGGCCAGCAGGGCCAGCAGGCCACTGCGCCAGCCCCACAGCCGACTGCAGCCGAGGCTGACCATCAACACGACAAACAGATCGAACAGCGACCAGCTGCGCAGCCAGGTGGGGCCGACCCGATCGGCGCCGATGGCGTCGAACAGGCGCCAGCCCGGCGGCAGATGCAGCCGAACCTGCAGGGCTTCGGCGGAAAAGTTCCAGCCCAGTGCCGGCAGCTGACCGTCGGCGCCGCTTTCCAGCCGGCTTTCGGCCAGAACCTGCACCGTCTGCTGCCGTAATTCGACACCGGCCGGGCCGTCCGGTTGCAGGCGGGTGATGAACAGATCCTGCTGGTCGCTGTTGACGCGACCGAGCAGCAGTTCCGGCGCCGCTTCGAGCCGGCTGCCGCCGGCCAGGTTGCCGCTGATGCGGTCACGCAGGCTGTAGCCCCGGCCATCGAAATCCAGCCACAGATCGCGCTGCAGCTGCAGACGGTCGGCACTCGGGGGGTCGTCGCCCCGTTTCTGGCCGGTCAGGGTCAGCTGCTGTTGCGGTTCCAGCACAAAGGCCGGCAACTGGCGCCAGGCGGCAGGCAGGCCGGTTTGCTGCGGATCGATGGCCGGCGCGCCGCTGATGCGGATCGGGCGCAGCTCGGGGTGGCTTTCCACCACCCAGATTTCCTGTTGCGGCCAGGGCCCTTCCACTGGCGGCCGGCTAAAAACATCAGCGGGGCCGGTGTGACGGGCCTCAATGCGCAGCTGCCACTGGCCGGCCTGCAGATGCAGCCGCAAGCGGCCATCGGGTTCCAGTCGGGCCGGCAGCGGGCTGTCGATGTCCAGCGGGATGAAGCCTTCCGGCAGCACCGGGGCACTGAGCAGCTCCCGCGCCGGGCCAGCCACCTGCAGCTCAATCAGGGTGGTCAGCCGTGCCGGGATGTCGTCGCTGAGTTTGCGCAGCACCTGCATCTGCACCTGTTCCTGGGTCGCCACATCGCCGGCCGTCGTCAACCACAGCTGATCGCCTTCCAGCCGTGGTTGAGGCACCAGCCGGCCATCGAGCTGCAGCTGCACCAGCCCGCAATCGGGCGGCACGGCCAGCCGCTGGGGCCGCTGGTCGAAGTTCAGCTGACCGCTGATGCGGTAGTCGCCGGCCGGCAGCCACAGCGCCGGGCAGTCATTGTGGCGCAATACCGGCGCCGGGGCGTCGTTGCAGCGCACCCGTTGCGGCCACAAGCGGGCGTCGCCCGGCAGGCGTTGCCAGCCGGCCTGATCGAGGCGTAGCTGTAGATCGAACTGCGCCGCTGTCGCCGTCACCAGCATGTCCAGCCGGGTCGGCCAGCGGCACTGGCGGTTTTCACTCTGATTCCACAGCAGGGGGCAGACCCGCTCCGGCTGCTGATGCAGCACCCAATCGCTCCAGGGCTGCAGTTGGGGGGGCAGTTTTTCCGGGCTGAAGGGAGCGGCCTGCAATGGCAGGGCCGCCAGCAGCAGAACGGGCAGCAGCAAGAACAGCAGGAGCGCGCGTGGTTGCAGGGCTGGCCGGCGGGAGCGCATCATGAGAAAGATCTCCGTTCAAGGATGGCGGCGAGACGGCGAAAAGCGCCAGCGGACGCTGTTTCACCTGCCTGTTCGGGGGCGGCTGGCTCAGTATAACGGAATTGGTCGCGATTGCCAGTTGGGCCGCGGGTGATCTTTTGCGGGGGGGATGGCTTCAGCGTTGGCGGCCGAGCTGACACAGCAGGGCATCGAGCCAGCGGGTCGGCAGCAGCCGGCGGCACAGGGCCAGAACGTAGGCCGGCAGGGTGACGTAGTAGCGCGGCCGGGCCCGGCGTGCCTGCAGGGCGTGCAGCACCGGTCTGACGACGGCGGCCGGATCGGCGGTGAAGGGCGTCGGGTGGTCACTGGCGGCGTAATAGCCGCGCACCCGGCGGTAGAGCGGGGCGTAGGGGCTGCTCTGGCTGTCGACACGGGCATCGAAGGCGGCCAGGGCATTGGCGCGGAAGGCGCTGCGGATAGGGCCCGGCGTGATCAGGCTGACTTGCACGCTGCTGCCGCGCAGCTCCAGCCGCAGGCTGTCGGTCAGTCCTTCAAGGGCGAATTTGCTGGCGTTGTAGGCGCCCTGCAGCGGAAAGGCGACGCGGCCGAGAATGGAACTGATCTGGATCAGCCGGCCGCCCCGACCCTGGCGCAGGGCCGGCAACAGGGCCTGGGTCAGCTGGTGGGTGCCGAACAGGTTGGTGGCGAACTGGGCTTCCAGCGCCGCGCGGCTCAGATCCTCCACCGCCGCCGGCTGGCCGTAGGCGGCGT
This region of Desulfuromonas thiophila genomic DNA includes:
- a CDS encoding SDR family NAD(P)-dependent oxidoreductase: MTSQTDQSERWVVVTGASSGIGRQLALALPRHGYRVIATARRPEDLAELRRAGLQAIALELADPVSVGEAAANVLALCDGDLYALINNAAYGQPAAVEDLSRAALEAQFATNLFGTHQLTQALLPALRQGRGGRLIQISSILGRVAFPLQGAYNASKFALEGLTDSLRLELRGSSVQVSLITPGPIRSAFRANALAAFDARVDSQSSPYAPLYRRVRGYYAASDHPTPFTADPAAVVRPVLHALQARRARPRYYVTLPAYVLALCRRLLPTRWLDALLCQLGRQR